A window of Pusillimonas sp. T7-7 contains these coding sequences:
- a CDS encoding ABC transporter substrate-binding protein translates to MKTKKFMHYAAGALCAIMMAGAAHAETDEVTLARQFGIGYLPLTVMNINGLVQKQLKEAGLTDTKVTWSRFGSGSAANDALLSGQLNFAAGGTGPAIILWDKTRTNVKVHGVAALSSMPNMLVSIAPEIKSIEDFTDKDKIAMAGAGSSVQTVYLQMAAAKKWGLDNYKKLNPLMVNLPHPEGLNAVLSGSAGIRSTFTSPPFQYMALENEGVHVVLNSYDIMGGPTTFLMVWGTDKFRTENPKTYKAVLAALNEATDWINANPREAAELYVKDTGGKDRVEFIEKMVRDPQIRYKLAPDRILPFAQFMNDVGTIKNRPEAWSDLFFPEIHDLKGS, encoded by the coding sequence ATGAAGACGAAAAAATTCATGCACTACGCCGCAGGCGCTCTATGCGCAATCATGATGGCCGGTGCAGCGCACGCTGAAACCGACGAAGTCACACTGGCGCGCCAGTTCGGGATCGGATATTTGCCCTTAACAGTAATGAATATCAATGGGCTGGTACAGAAGCAACTTAAAGAAGCGGGTCTGACAGACACTAAGGTGACTTGGTCACGGTTCGGATCTGGTTCAGCCGCCAACGATGCACTGCTTTCCGGTCAGCTTAACTTCGCTGCTGGCGGCACCGGTCCGGCGATCATCCTCTGGGACAAGACCCGCACTAATGTGAAGGTACACGGGGTTGCCGCGCTGAGCTCGATGCCCAACATGCTGGTCAGTATCGCGCCCGAAATTAAATCCATTGAAGACTTCACCGATAAAGACAAGATCGCAATGGCGGGCGCGGGCTCGTCGGTCCAGACCGTGTATTTGCAGATGGCGGCAGCCAAGAAGTGGGGCTTGGACAACTACAAGAAGCTCAATCCATTAATGGTCAATTTGCCGCACCCGGAAGGACTTAACGCTGTGTTGTCGGGCTCGGCCGGAATACGGTCCACTTTTACAAGCCCGCCCTTTCAGTACATGGCGCTGGAGAATGAGGGCGTACACGTCGTACTGAACTCGTATGACATCATGGGTGGTCCCACTACCTTCCTGATGGTTTGGGGTACCGACAAGTTCCGCACTGAAAATCCGAAGACCTACAAGGCCGTTCTGGCTGCGTTGAACGAAGCAACAGACTGGATCAACGCCAACCCGCGTGAGGCTGCGGAACTCTATGTGAAGGATACCGGCGGTAAAGACAGGGTTGAGTTCATCGAGAAAATGGTCCGCGATCCACAAATCAGATACAAGCTCGCGCCTGACCGTATTCTGCCGTTCGCGCAGTTCATGAACGACGTGGGTACGATCAAGAATCGTCCAGAAGCCTGGAGCGATCTGTTCTTTCCCGAAATACACGATCTAAAGGGAAGCTAA
- a CDS encoding ABC transporter ATP-binding protein → MNQHDTQSPLLDVQGVTLQYKTVEHLITATYKVSFSVESGDRFVLLGPSGCGKSSLLKAVGGYLTPIEGSIRLQGREVQRPGPDRMMVFQEFDQLLPWKTICENVAFPLHASGKMGKREAREKAMEYIAKVNLTKFADSHPHMLSGGMKQRVAIARGMAMEPAILLMDEPFAALDALTRRKMQDELLQLWDDTKFTVLFVTHSIPEAIRIGSRILLLTPHPGQVKAELNSLSRGELDPALHQVLEDKINNMLFAEKVEDERETHHA, encoded by the coding sequence ATGAATCAGCATGATACGCAGTCGCCGCTGCTGGATGTTCAGGGCGTGACGCTGCAATATAAGACCGTAGAGCATCTGATTACGGCAACGTACAAGGTCAGCTTCAGTGTGGAGTCCGGTGATCGCTTCGTGCTGCTGGGTCCCTCGGGCTGCGGCAAGTCTTCATTATTGAAGGCGGTCGGCGGTTACCTTACGCCTATTGAGGGAAGCATCCGGCTGCAAGGCCGCGAAGTGCAGCGGCCCGGCCCCGACCGCATGATGGTCTTCCAGGAGTTCGACCAGTTGTTGCCCTGGAAAACCATCTGTGAGAACGTCGCTTTTCCCTTACACGCCAGCGGAAAAATGGGTAAACGCGAAGCGCGCGAGAAGGCGATGGAGTATATCGCCAAGGTGAATCTCACCAAGTTTGCCGACAGTCATCCTCATATGCTGTCTGGTGGAATGAAGCAACGCGTGGCGATCGCACGTGGCATGGCCATGGAACCAGCCATCTTGTTGATGGATGAGCCTTTTGCAGCATTGGACGCCCTGACCCGCCGCAAGATGCAGGACGAATTGCTGCAATTGTGGGACGACACTAAATTCACCGTCCTGTTTGTAACGCATTCCATTCCCGAGGCCATACGGATAGGTAGTCGCATACTGTTGCTGACACCCCATCCGGGCCAGGTAAAGGCTGAACTCAACAGCCTGTCGCGAGGCGAATTGGACCCGGCTCTGCATCAGGTATTGGAAGACAAGATTAACAATATGCTCTTCGCAGAAAAAGTGGAAGACGAACGGGAGACACACCATGCCTGA
- a CDS encoding ABC transporter permease, whose translation MPDSMEMRRPRPEVHYEPIASESFGIVEKPLSGWERVTNIGGVRKLFLLLVLALIWQIYATNLNNPLIFPTFIETVKALFEGIASGGLLLKAWTSIRVLLVGYAAGIGLAAVLTVLAITTRIGTDILETLTAMFNPLPAIALLPLALIWFGLGEGSLVFVLVHSVLWAVALNTHSGFLSVSPTLRMVGRNYGLTGFSYVRQILIPAAFASILSGLKIGWAFAWRTLIAAELVFGVSSGSGGLGWFIYENKNMLEIPSVFAGLFMVILIGLFVENVIFNSLEKCTIRRWGMQS comes from the coding sequence ATGCCTGACTCTATGGAAATGAGGCGGCCACGTCCCGAAGTCCACTACGAGCCGATCGCCTCGGAGTCTTTCGGGATAGTCGAAAAACCGTTGTCCGGGTGGGAGCGCGTGACCAACATCGGCGGCGTTCGCAAGCTTTTCCTTCTGCTTGTGCTGGCGCTGATTTGGCAAATCTATGCCACCAATTTGAACAATCCCCTAATATTTCCCACCTTTATTGAAACCGTCAAGGCGCTGTTCGAAGGTATTGCTTCGGGCGGACTGTTGCTTAAGGCCTGGACGTCCATACGCGTATTGCTGGTGGGTTACGCGGCAGGCATCGGCCTGGCTGCCGTGCTGACCGTGTTGGCTATTACCACCCGTATCGGCACGGACATCCTTGAAACACTGACGGCCATGTTCAATCCGCTACCCGCTATTGCCTTGCTGCCGCTGGCCCTGATCTGGTTTGGCCTGGGCGAAGGCAGCCTGGTATTTGTGTTGGTGCACTCCGTGCTGTGGGCCGTTGCATTGAACACCCATTCGGGCTTCTTGTCGGTGTCGCCCACGTTGCGGATGGTGGGACGCAACTACGGCCTGACCGGATTCTCGTATGTTCGGCAGATACTTATTCCGGCGGCCTTTGCCAGCATACTGTCCGGTTTGAAGATAGGCTGGGCATTTGCCTGGCGAACCTTGATTGCCGCTGAGCTGGTCTTTGGAGTAAGTTCGGGCTCCGGCGGTTTGGGCTGGTTCATTTACGAGAATAAAAACATGCTTGAAATACCCAGCGTCTTCGCTGGTCTATTCATGGTGATTTTGATCGGTTTGTTTGTAGAAAACGTGATATTCAATTCCTTGGAGAAATGCACGATTCGTCGCTGGGGCATGCAAAGCTAA
- a CDS encoding sulfite exporter TauE/SafE family protein: MIPDWVLQQLPSLPIFAVLAGATFVGSVMRGFSGFGAGLLMAPVFSLLMSPTDVVVLVLGINLLTTFQMLPDALRNVNWRLVLRLFIPSLIGLPIGLAMLHMVDAAIMRKTVAFIVILVALLMLAGWHYRGRRGPAQDSMAGTLSGFMTAIAGIGGPPVILYMLSDRALPLAVMRAVSLVYFSMAQVATLAPLALSGSLTAQQGIYTLLLLPVAILASLLGAQLHRWSMGQHQERVRRISLFMLLAIGITALVM; encoded by the coding sequence ATGATCCCCGACTGGGTACTCCAGCAACTGCCATCGCTGCCGATATTCGCCGTACTGGCAGGCGCTACCTTTGTCGGTAGCGTCATGCGCGGATTCTCCGGGTTTGGCGCGGGGCTGTTGATGGCTCCGGTGTTCAGCCTACTGATGTCGCCTACCGATGTCGTGGTGCTGGTGCTGGGAATCAACCTATTGACCACTTTCCAGATGTTGCCCGACGCTTTGCGCAACGTGAATTGGCGGCTTGTTCTGCGGTTGTTCATTCCATCATTGATCGGTTTACCCATCGGTCTTGCCATGCTGCATATGGTCGACGCGGCCATCATGCGCAAGACGGTAGCCTTTATCGTGATACTGGTCGCCTTGCTTATGTTGGCGGGATGGCATTACCGGGGCCGGCGCGGTCCGGCTCAAGACTCGATGGCCGGAACATTAAGCGGTTTCATGACAGCCATCGCGGGCATAGGCGGACCGCCGGTCATCCTGTACATGCTGTCGGATCGTGCTTTGCCGCTTGCAGTCATGCGGGCAGTCAGTCTGGTGTATTTCAGTATGGCGCAGGTCGCAACGCTGGCACCGCTGGCGTTGAGCGGATCTCTCACAGCGCAGCAGGGCATCTATACGTTGCTCTTGCTACCGGTGGCTATTCTCGCCAGCCTGTTGGGCGCCCAGTTACACCGGTGGTCGATGGGCCAGCACCAGGAACGAGTCAGAAGGATCTCATTGTTCATGCTGCTGGCCATCGGCATTACGGCTTTGGTGATGTAG
- a CDS encoding LysE family translocator — MLTYDLALSFFGIAVLLALAPGPDNLFVLMQSAMWGRRSGLIVVLGLCTGLIGHTLAVAVGLAAVFAASEAAFMVLKLAGALYLLYLAWGAFRAQGRAQGVAPAPKLATSALFRRGIIMNLTNPKVSLFFLAFLPQFTSPDRGSVALQTLALGALFMLATLLVFGALAWFSGTLGERLQKSHALQRLLNRVAGLVFLGLAVKLALSQR, encoded by the coding sequence ATGCTGACCTACGATCTGGCGCTGTCTTTCTTCGGCATTGCCGTACTGCTTGCACTGGCGCCAGGACCCGATAACCTGTTCGTGCTGATGCAGTCGGCCATGTGGGGGCGCAGATCGGGGCTGATCGTGGTGCTGGGCCTGTGCACAGGCCTGATTGGCCATACGCTGGCGGTAGCCGTTGGGCTGGCGGCGGTCTTTGCCGCCTCCGAGGCAGCCTTCATGGTGCTGAAGTTGGCAGGCGCCCTGTATTTGCTGTACCTGGCCTGGGGCGCCTTTCGGGCACAGGGGCGGGCACAAGGCGTAGCGCCTGCACCGAAACTCGCTACCTCCGCCCTGTTCCGGCGCGGCATCATCATGAACCTGACCAACCCCAAGGTATCCTTGTTCTTCCTGGCGTTTCTACCTCAGTTCACCTCTCCCGACCGGGGCTCGGTAGCCCTGCAAACACTGGCCCTGGGCGCCTTGTTCATGTTGGCTACCCTGCTGGTCTTTGGCGCACTGGCCTGGTTTTCGGGAACGCTGGGCGAGCGCCTACAAAAATCGCACGCCCTGCAACGCCTGCTTAACCGCGTCGCAGGCCTTGTGTTCCTGGGCCTGGCCGTCAAGCTGGCGCTATCTCAGCGTTAA
- the metC gene encoding cystathionine beta-lyase → MAKSPSAHLDTQLQHAGTAQFDPVSGAAPVALPSMRTSTVRFQNLDALDRAQADKARGDRSVTYGRVGMDTHAALEQVFCDLEGAERAFLASSGLGAVTLALFSVLNSGDHVIVADCAYGPVRYLDKTVLSRMNIEVSYSRAVVAELAGQLRPNTRVLYVESPGSLLFEMLDIPALAEFARQHNLILATDNTWGSGYVYRPLDLGADISVVAGTKYVGGHSDLMLGAVMAKDPDIIRRLNDTHYAMGYSISADDAWLAIRGARTLPIRMRHTAEHALEVCRFLSGRAEVVRIFHPAWPDDPGHALWQRDCTGSNGMLSVELKLGHAAARRFVDSLSLFGIGFSWGGFESLVQLVDHAALQPHGYWQPTDNAMVRLHIGLESPQDLIADLAQALAQAARG, encoded by the coding sequence ATGGCCAAATCCCCTTCTGCTCATCTGGATACTCAGCTGCAACATGCCGGCACTGCCCAGTTCGATCCTGTTTCGGGCGCAGCGCCCGTTGCCTTGCCCTCCATGCGCACCAGCACGGTACGGTTCCAGAATCTGGACGCCCTGGACAGAGCGCAGGCGGACAAGGCCAGGGGCGACCGCAGCGTGACATACGGGCGGGTGGGCATGGATACCCACGCCGCGCTGGAGCAGGTGTTTTGCGACCTCGAAGGCGCCGAGCGCGCCTTTCTGGCGTCGTCTGGCTTGGGCGCCGTTACGCTGGCGCTGTTCAGTGTGCTCAATAGCGGCGATCATGTCATTGTGGCCGATTGCGCCTATGGCCCGGTACGCTATCTGGACAAAACAGTGTTGAGCCGCATGAATATCGAGGTGAGCTACAGCCGTGCCGTGGTGGCCGAGCTGGCCGGCCAGTTGCGCCCCAATACGCGTGTGCTGTATGTGGAATCGCCCGGCTCGCTATTGTTTGAAATGCTGGATATTCCCGCATTGGCGGAATTTGCCCGTCAACACAATCTGATATTGGCCACCGACAACACCTGGGGCTCGGGCTATGTTTACCGCCCGCTGGATCTGGGGGCCGACATTTCGGTGGTGGCGGGCACCAAGTATGTGGGCGGCCATTCCGATCTTATGCTGGGCGCCGTCATGGCCAAAGATCCTGACATCATCCGTCGTCTTAACGACACGCACTATGCCATGGGCTATTCCATCAGCGCCGATGACGCCTGGCTGGCCATACGTGGTGCGCGTACTCTGCCCATACGCATGAGGCATACCGCCGAGCATGCGCTAGAGGTCTGCCGTTTTCTGTCCGGCCGCGCCGAGGTGGTCCGCATCTTTCATCCGGCGTGGCCAGATGATCCCGGCCACGCTCTGTGGCAGCGCGACTGCACGGGTTCCAATGGCATGTTGTCGGTGGAGCTCAAGCTTGGCCATGCTGCAGCGCGCCGCTTTGTCGATAGCCTGAGTCTGTTTGGGATTGGCTTTTCGTGGGGGGGCTTTGAAAGCCTGGTGCAGCTGGTGGATCACGCCGCGCTACAGCCGCATGGTTACTGGCAGCCTACCGATAATGCGATGGTACGGCTGCACATAGGGCTGGAATCGCCCCAGGACCTGATCGCCGATTTGGCGCAGGCCCTGGCACAGGCGGCTCGGGGATAA
- a CDS encoding thiol:disulfide interchange protein DsbA/DsbL, with product MSLKNLLFRSIAMAAVSAGALFAPLSGAQAAERYVTVEPAQPSDTTGKIEVLEFFAYTCPHCNTIEPMVEKWAKTLPDNVVLKPVPVAFNASMADLQKLYYSLESLGRLDLHDDVFKAIHAERKRIYDAKAITDWAVEQGIDRKAFEDVFTSFGVSSKVSRANELAKLYSIDGTPSIAVGGRYVTSPTLTNSYEATITEAQRLVELVNK from the coding sequence ATGTCGCTGAAGAATCTGCTGTTTCGTAGTATTGCCATGGCCGCTGTTAGCGCGGGGGCTTTATTCGCCCCACTATCTGGCGCACAAGCCGCTGAACGCTACGTAACGGTCGAGCCGGCCCAGCCGTCTGACACCACCGGCAAGATAGAAGTATTGGAATTCTTTGCCTACACTTGCCCGCATTGCAACACCATAGAGCCCATGGTTGAAAAGTGGGCCAAGACCTTGCCCGACAATGTAGTGCTCAAGCCCGTACCCGTCGCCTTCAACGCCAGCATGGCCGATTTGCAAAAGCTGTATTACTCGCTGGAAAGTCTGGGCCGCCTGGACCTGCACGACGACGTATTCAAAGCCATTCACGCCGAGCGCAAGCGCATTTACGATGCCAAAGCCATTACCGACTGGGCTGTGGAGCAAGGCATAGACCGCAAGGCTTTCGAAGATGTTTTCACTTCGTTCGGGGTATCGTCCAAGGTATCGCGAGCCAATGAACTGGCCAAGCTGTACTCCATAGACGGCACCCCCAGCATTGCCGTAGGCGGCCGCTATGTCACTTCGCCCACACTGACCAACAGCTACGAAGCCACCATTACCGAAGCTCAGCGCCTGGTGGAGCTGGTCAACAAATAA
- a CDS encoding SPOR domain-containing protein — MARTRRKSSSSKSGGSTLFGILIGLIFGLVAAVAVALFVTQVPMPFVDKASRDPAQTLLPDVRNAPDPNLGLYGKDSAAGSPLTGPTVTDLTPLPGLTPGSTNTRPAPQDNLGDLIASLSNVEKPAATAQAPTPAAVPVPGTEAPAAPKPSAAANTQTTYYLQAGAFRSEQDAESVKARILLLGLPAEVQKGQSNGSTIHRVRVGPFKGIDEMNRSRARLGEEKIVSTVVRP; from the coding sequence ATGGCCCGTACTCGCCGTAAATCATCAAGCTCCAAATCAGGTGGCAGCACCCTGTTTGGCATACTGATAGGATTGATCTTCGGTCTGGTTGCCGCCGTGGCCGTAGCCTTGTTCGTTACACAGGTGCCCATGCCCTTTGTCGACAAGGCCAGCCGCGATCCGGCCCAAACGCTGTTGCCCGACGTACGCAACGCGCCCGACCCCAATCTGGGTCTGTATGGCAAAGACTCTGCTGCCGGCTCGCCCCTGACCGGCCCCACCGTCACAGATCTTACGCCACTGCCCGGCCTTACGCCGGGCAGCACCAATACCCGTCCCGCCCCACAAGACAATCTGGGCGACTTGATCGCCAGCCTGTCCAATGTCGAAAAGCCCGCTGCCACAGCGCAGGCTCCGACCCCTGCCGCAGTACCGGTGCCAGGCACCGAAGCGCCCGCTGCACCCAAGCCATCCGCCGCCGCCAATACACAAACCACCTATTATTTGCAGGCCGGGGCTTTCCGCTCCGAGCAAGACGCAGAATCGGTCAAGGCCCGCATACTGCTGCTGGGCCTGCCTGCCGAGGTCCAAAAAGGCCAAAGCAATGGCAGTACGATCCATCGCGTCCGCGTAGGGCCCTTCAAGGGCATAGACGAGATGAACCGCTCGCGTGCCAGGCTGGGCGAAGAAAAAATAGTATCGACGGTAGTACGCCCCTGA
- the argS gene encoding arginine--tRNA ligase codes for MLPGQQQQLISLIQAAVDKIVPEATATVLLERPKVAAHGDIACNIAMQLAKPARRNPRELAQNIVDALLAEPATQALISSAEIAGPGFINFRLATAARHAVLDAIAQEGARYGHLSANQQKLMVEFVSANPTGPLHVGHSRQAALGDSICRLFTSQGYDVTREFYYNDAGNQIDNLAISVQARARGIEPDASDFPADGYKGDYIVDIARDFQAGATVTGTDGVSVTATGNIGSLDDIRVFAVAYLRREQDLDLQAFGLKFDNYYLESSLYTTGRVEQTVKALIDAGHTYENEGALWLRTTELGTGDDKDRVMRKSEGGYTYFVPDVAYHVAKWERGFHHAINIQGTDHHGTIARVRAGLQGLNLGIPKDFPAYILHKMVKVVRNGAEVKISKRAGSYVTMRDLIDWVGQDAVRYFLSQRRADSEFVFDIDLALSKSEENPVYYIQYAHARICSMLTQSAELAAQVPQADVSLLTAPTEFALLQRLSEYPAMLALATQELAPHHLAFWLRDCAADFHAWYNAERVLVDDSQLKLARLRLAHATGQVVANGLELLGVSAPERM; via the coding sequence ATGCTTCCAGGGCAACAACAACAGCTTATCTCGCTAATTCAAGCCGCCGTCGACAAGATCGTGCCCGAGGCCACCGCCACCGTTTTGCTGGAGCGCCCCAAGGTCGCCGCCCATGGCGATATTGCCTGCAACATCGCCATGCAACTGGCCAAGCCCGCCAGGCGCAATCCACGCGAACTGGCCCAGAATATCGTCGACGCGCTGTTGGCGGAGCCCGCCACGCAGGCGCTGATTTCATCGGCGGAAATTGCCGGCCCGGGTTTCATCAATTTTCGCCTGGCCACCGCTGCCCGGCACGCCGTGCTCGATGCCATTGCACAGGAAGGCGCCCGCTACGGTCATCTTTCCGCCAACCAGCAAAAGCTGATGGTGGAATTCGTTTCCGCCAATCCAACGGGCCCGCTGCATGTAGGCCATTCGCGCCAGGCCGCCCTGGGCGATTCCATTTGCCGCCTGTTCACCTCGCAAGGTTACGACGTCACACGCGAGTTTTACTATAACGACGCTGGCAACCAGATCGATAATCTGGCCATCAGCGTACAGGCGCGCGCACGCGGCATCGAGCCCGACGCCTCCGACTTCCCGGCCGACGGTTACAAGGGCGACTACATCGTCGATATCGCCCGCGATTTTCAGGCAGGCGCCACGGTCACCGGCACCGATGGGGTGTCTGTTACCGCAACGGGCAATATCGGCAGCCTGGACGACATCAGAGTGTTTGCCGTGGCCTATCTGCGCCGCGAGCAAGACCTGGACTTGCAGGCTTTCGGCCTGAAGTTCGACAACTACTATCTGGAAAGCTCGCTCTACACCACAGGGCGCGTCGAGCAAACCGTCAAGGCGCTTATAGACGCCGGCCATACCTACGAAAACGAAGGCGCCTTGTGGCTGCGTACGACCGAACTGGGCACGGGCGACGACAAAGACCGCGTGATGCGCAAGTCGGAAGGCGGCTATACCTACTTCGTACCCGATGTTGCCTACCACGTGGCCAAATGGGAGCGCGGCTTTCATCACGCCATCAATATCCAAGGCACCGACCACCACGGCACCATTGCCCGCGTGCGTGCCGGCCTGCAAGGCCTGAATCTGGGCATACCCAAAGACTTCCCGGCCTACATCCTGCACAAAATGGTTAAAGTGGTTCGTAATGGGGCCGAAGTCAAAATATCCAAACGCGCCGGCAGCTATGTCACCATGCGCGACCTGATCGACTGGGTCGGCCAGGATGCCGTGCGCTACTTCCTGAGCCAGCGCCGCGCCGACTCTGAATTCGTCTTCGATATCGACCTGGCGCTCTCGAAAAGCGAAGAGAACCCGGTGTACTATATTCAGTATGCCCACGCGCGTATTTGTTCCATGCTGACCCAGTCGGCCGAACTGGCTGCGCAGGTACCGCAGGCTGACGTCAGCTTACTGACGGCGCCTACTGAATTCGCCTTGTTGCAGCGGCTGTCTGAATATCCCGCCATGTTGGCTTTGGCAACGCAAGAGCTGGCGCCGCATCACCTGGCCTTCTGGCTGCGCGATTGCGCCGCAGATTTCCATGCGTGGTATAACGCCGAACGGGTTTTGGTCGACGACAGCCAGCTTAAGCTGGCCCGCCTGAGGCTAGCCCACGCCACTGGCCAGGTTGTTGCCAATGGTCTTGAACTGCTTGGGGTTTCCGCCCCCGAAAGGATGTAA